A window from Trinickia violacea encodes these proteins:
- a CDS encoding transporter substrate-binding domain-containing protein, whose translation MAAASCVMVSAASRADDTSAWQSVKKAGVLRCGAAVAPPYVMRDPKTGEYSGFFSDLCRNFGQNVLKVKVEFVDTTWDNIVAGLQSDKWDLSMALNDTPEREKAIAFSAPATDYNVSLVYNKNNPKVLKGASSLADIDKPGVTIAVMSGTAQDKAISAVIKQAQIMRLPGNDETRLALMSKRADLLADANITNMLLTEAHPEWAVAIQPNPPLAQQEVAFGVRKETSKADLDVLNAYLNQQVKSGAVNRLIKTSVQAMLVPNK comes from the coding sequence TTGGCCGCAGCCAGCTGCGTGATGGTCAGCGCGGCGTCCCGCGCCGATGACACCAGCGCTTGGCAGAGCGTGAAGAAGGCGGGAGTGCTGCGCTGCGGCGCCGCGGTCGCGCCCCCGTATGTCATGCGCGACCCGAAGACCGGTGAATACAGCGGCTTCTTTTCGGACCTCTGCCGGAACTTTGGGCAGAACGTTCTCAAGGTGAAAGTCGAATTCGTCGACACGACGTGGGACAACATCGTGGCCGGCCTGCAATCGGACAAATGGGACTTGTCGATGGCGCTCAACGACACGCCTGAGCGTGAGAAGGCCATCGCCTTCTCCGCGCCTGCTACCGACTACAACGTTTCGCTGGTCTACAACAAAAACAATCCCAAAGTTCTCAAGGGTGCAAGCAGCCTGGCCGATATCGACAAGCCCGGCGTGACCATCGCCGTGATGTCGGGCACCGCGCAGGACAAAGCGATTTCGGCCGTCATCAAGCAGGCTCAAATCATGCGCTTGCCGGGCAACGACGAGACACGTCTGGCGCTCATGTCCAAGCGAGCGGATCTCTTGGCGGACGCGAACATCACCAACATGCTGCTGACGGAGGCACACCCGGAATGGGCTGTCGCCATTCAGCCCAATCCGCCGCTCGCCCAACAGGAAGTCGCATTCGGCGTCCGGAAAGAAACGTCCAAGGCCGACCTCGACGTGCTCAACGCGTATCTCAATCAGCAAGTCAAATCGGGCGCGGTCAACCGTCTGATCAAGACGTCGGTTCAGGCCATGCTCGTGCCGAACAAGTAA
- a CDS encoding amino acid ABC transporter permease gives MQLDFSTVLPYWLVLLKGLGLTLAFTSSCAVIGSLAGFVLSLLRMSPSRWMKAATTLYVEFFRGTPLLIQLFWVFFCFPVVFRLPIPPYLSVVISLTLYMAAITSETFRGALKSISAEQHDACIALSLSPQAKILYVIFPQALLRAIPPFLSNIVSLFKESALISSVGVADLMFVGQNISNSTARPVEFLTTVAMIYFLVAFPLTRLVGVVETRFLRRFAY, from the coding sequence ATGCAACTCGATTTCTCGACTGTGTTGCCCTATTGGCTGGTCTTGCTCAAAGGTTTGGGGCTCACGCTCGCATTCACGAGCAGCTGTGCCGTGATTGGAAGCCTTGCCGGATTCGTTTTAAGTCTGCTGCGGATGTCCCCTTCGCGGTGGATGAAAGCAGCGACGACGCTTTACGTCGAATTCTTCCGCGGGACACCGTTGCTCATCCAGTTGTTCTGGGTCTTCTTCTGCTTTCCGGTGGTGTTCAGGCTTCCGATACCGCCCTACCTGTCAGTGGTTATCTCACTGACGCTGTACATGGCGGCTATCACCAGCGAGACATTTCGTGGCGCGCTGAAGTCCATCTCCGCCGAGCAGCACGATGCCTGCATCGCGTTGAGCCTCTCGCCGCAGGCAAAGATTCTCTACGTGATTTTTCCGCAGGCCTTGCTGCGCGCAATTCCGCCTTTCCTGTCAAACATCGTCAGCCTCTTCAAAGAGAGCGCGCTCATTTCCTCGGTTGGCGTTGCCGACCTGATGTTTGTCGGTCAGAACATTTCGAACAGTACGGCACGGCCAGTGGAATTTCTGACAACCGTCGCGATGATTTACTTCCTCGTCGCTTTCCCGCTGACGCGTCTGGTCGGCGTGGTCGAGACGCGATTTCTCAGGCGTTTTGCCTATTAA
- a CDS encoding 4-hydroxyproline epimerase, translating to MTRHSFRCIEGHTEGMPVRMVVDGAPALAGDSMNERREDFVARYDWIRRSLMLEPRGHSHMSGTLLYPPLTAESDMSLLFIETSGCLPMCGHASIGSISFALEAGLVHPKLPGTIVVDVPAGRLTARYETDGSRVKSVRFTNVPSFLLYQDVEVVHPKFGKLAVDIAYGGNFYPIVEVQPNFPGCEHFTPDELLEWGRQMQALVNETVDVVHPDHPKIRGVKHCMWTGAPVSKDADARAVVIAGESLIDRSPCGTGTSARVAQRHARGLLREGRTFTHQSLIGSCFIGRVESTIKLKSGLDAVLPSIEGRAWITARSEHYVDDSEPYALGFGLQEFSK from the coding sequence ATGACGAGACATAGTTTCAGGTGTATCGAAGGCCACACGGAAGGTATGCCGGTGCGCATGGTGGTCGACGGGGCGCCCGCGCTTGCGGGCGACTCGATGAATGAGCGTCGCGAAGATTTTGTCGCAAGGTACGACTGGATTCGTCGTTCTCTGATGCTCGAGCCCCGCGGCCACTCGCACATGTCCGGGACCCTCCTGTATCCGCCGCTGACCGCAGAGTCGGACATGAGCCTGCTCTTCATCGAGACGTCGGGCTGCTTGCCGATGTGCGGACATGCATCGATCGGCTCCATTTCGTTCGCGCTCGAAGCGGGTCTCGTTCATCCGAAGTTGCCCGGCACGATTGTCGTCGACGTGCCTGCCGGGCGGCTCACCGCTCGCTATGAAACAGACGGCAGCCGCGTCAAATCTGTCCGCTTTACGAATGTTCCGAGCTTCCTTCTCTACCAAGACGTGGAGGTGGTGCATCCCAAGTTCGGCAAGCTGGCTGTCGATATTGCGTACGGCGGAAACTTCTATCCGATAGTCGAAGTGCAGCCGAATTTTCCCGGCTGCGAGCATTTCACGCCGGATGAACTGCTCGAGTGGGGGCGCCAGATGCAAGCCCTCGTCAACGAAACGGTCGACGTCGTTCACCCTGATCACCCCAAGATTCGCGGCGTGAAGCACTGCATGTGGACGGGCGCACCGGTCTCGAAGGACGCGGATGCGCGCGCAGTCGTGATTGCCGGCGAGAGTCTGATCGACCGTTCTCCCTGCGGAACCGGCACGTCGGCGCGCGTGGCGCAGCGTCATGCAAGAGGGCTTCTGCGAGAGGGGCGTACCTTTACGCATCAAAGCCTTATCGGTAGCTGCTTTATCGGTCGAGTCGAATCGACGATCAAGCTGAAGAGCGGTCTTGATGCAGTGCTGCCTAGCATCGAGGGGCGCGCATGGATAACCGCGCGCTCAGAGCACTACGTCGACGACTCGGAGCCGTACGCGCTTGGCTTCGGTCTGCAGGAGTTTTCAAAGTGA
- a CDS encoding pyridoxamine 5'-phosphate oxidase family protein produces MTDLLDRIWSLLSSGADAGATRSPFTMLQAATLGLDGAPKARTIVLRGVSQEEASLTFHTDVRSEKVSELRKDSRIALTGCDLDAGIQIRAEGVARVVDSVEERSAFWSASRPRTLIVYRAPLVPGTVIKSPIDAHATAEQGNVDPNAGLENFCLVTVEVNRFDYLDLAPNGHARAKFVRENGIWHGSWVAP; encoded by the coding sequence ATGACCGATCTACTCGACCGGATATGGTCGTTACTGAGTTCCGGTGCAGATGCCGGAGCGACGCGCTCGCCTTTCACCATGCTCCAGGCGGCGACGTTGGGGCTGGACGGGGCGCCGAAGGCGCGCACGATCGTGCTGAGGGGGGTAAGTCAAGAAGAAGCCTCATTGACCTTCCATACCGACGTGCGATCGGAAAAGGTCTCGGAGTTGAGGAAAGATAGCCGGATTGCGCTCACTGGCTGTGATCTGGACGCGGGCATCCAGATCCGTGCCGAAGGCGTCGCGCGGGTGGTGGATAGCGTGGAGGAGCGAAGCGCTTTCTGGAGCGCAAGCAGGCCTCGCACGTTAATTGTCTACCGCGCGCCGCTGGTCCCTGGCACGGTCATCAAGTCGCCGATAGACGCGCACGCGACAGCCGAGCAAGGGAACGTCGACCCGAACGCTGGCCTTGAGAACTTTTGCCTCGTGACTGTTGAGGTGAACAGATTCGACTATCTCGATCTGGCGCCAAACGGTCATGCTCGCGCAAAGTTCGTTCGCGAGAACGGGATTTGGCACGGAAGCTGGGTGGCACCCTGA
- a CDS encoding aldehyde dehydrogenase family protein, whose amino-acid sequence MKSYEHLYINGQWVAPIKGGTFESVDPSNEKVLAKVAAATSEDIDLAVKAARKAFDEGPWPRMSGAQRAVVLRRIGKGIRDRLQELAEVEVRDNGKPLPEALWDLGDAAGCFEFYAGLAEKLDENAETTIALSDDRFRSIARKEPIGVAGAIIPWNFPMLMAAWKVAPALAAGCTMVLKPSELTPLTALELADITTAADLPPGVLNVVTGLGKEAGAPLSEHPGIDKLAFTGSVPTGSRIMQAAARDIKNVSLELGGKSPFIVFDDSDIDAAVEWIMFGIFWNQGEVCSATSRVLVQRGIYDRLLQRLEEETRNITIGNGLEEGVLLGPLVSQGQYEKVLEAVVRGKEEGARLVTGGGRPSHLDKGYFMEPVVFADVPEDSWVWQEEIFGPVVCIRPFDDELEAVRSANDSRFGLAAAVMSRDTERCERVARALRAGIVWINCSQPTFTEAPWGGYKQSGIGRELGEWGLNNYLETKQITRYDSDKPWGWYIK is encoded by the coding sequence ATGAAATCGTACGAGCATTTGTATATCAATGGCCAGTGGGTTGCTCCCATCAAAGGCGGAACCTTCGAATCAGTCGACCCGAGCAACGAGAAAGTGCTTGCGAAGGTCGCTGCCGCAACGTCGGAAGACATCGACCTTGCGGTCAAGGCCGCTCGCAAGGCTTTTGACGAGGGGCCATGGCCACGTATGAGCGGTGCGCAGCGCGCGGTTGTTCTTCGCAGAATCGGCAAGGGCATTCGCGATCGTCTCCAGGAACTCGCTGAAGTCGAAGTTCGCGACAACGGCAAGCCGCTTCCCGAAGCGCTTTGGGATTTGGGCGATGCGGCAGGTTGTTTCGAGTTCTATGCGGGTCTCGCCGAGAAGCTCGACGAGAACGCAGAAACGACAATCGCGCTTTCGGACGACCGCTTCCGCTCGATCGCGCGCAAGGAGCCCATTGGTGTCGCCGGGGCCATCATCCCGTGGAATTTTCCGATGCTGATGGCCGCATGGAAGGTCGCGCCTGCATTGGCGGCCGGTTGTACGATGGTTTTGAAGCCCTCGGAGCTGACTCCGCTGACTGCGCTGGAACTGGCGGACATCACTACGGCCGCGGATCTTCCACCCGGCGTGCTGAATGTCGTAACCGGTCTTGGCAAAGAAGCCGGAGCGCCGTTGAGCGAGCATCCCGGCATCGACAAACTGGCGTTCACGGGCAGCGTCCCAACCGGCAGCCGAATCATGCAGGCCGCGGCGCGCGACATCAAAAACGTGAGCCTGGAACTCGGCGGCAAGTCGCCGTTCATTGTCTTTGACGACAGCGATATCGATGCGGCCGTCGAGTGGATCATGTTCGGAATCTTCTGGAACCAGGGCGAGGTTTGCTCGGCAACGTCCCGGGTTCTCGTGCAACGCGGCATCTACGATCGTCTGCTACAGCGGCTCGAAGAGGAAACACGCAACATCACCATCGGCAACGGTCTTGAAGAAGGCGTGCTGCTCGGACCTCTCGTCAGCCAGGGACAGTACGAGAAAGTGCTCGAAGCGGTAGTGCGCGGCAAGGAAGAAGGCGCTCGGCTGGTAACGGGTGGCGGGCGGCCGTCGCATCTCGACAAGGGCTACTTCATGGAGCCCGTCGTTTTTGCGGACGTCCCCGAAGATAGCTGGGTGTGGCAGGAGGAGATATTCGGACCTGTCGTATGCATTCGACCGTTCGACGATGAACTCGAAGCGGTACGATCCGCAAACGACTCGCGCTTTGGTCTTGCCGCAGCCGTGATGTCGCGCGATACGGAGCGATGCGAGCGTGTGGCGCGAGCGCTGCGCGCCGGCATCGTCTGGATCAACTGCAGCCAGCCTACCTTTACCGAAGCGCCGTGGGGCGGTTACAAGCAAAGCGGCATCGGCCGCGAACTCGGCGAGTGGGGCCTGAACAACTACCTCGAAACGAAGCAGATCACGCGGTATGACAGCGACAAGCCGTGGGGCTGGTACATCAAGTAA
- a CDS encoding dihydrodipicolinate synthase family protein, with protein MEMKGILPALVTPFNASGAVDHDTLASILEFQLEAGVSGFVPLGSTGEYYALTHDERRAILKTVREVVGDRGLLIAGANGSCTREVIEQTRLVRDAGYTNVLIAPPYYALPSQEELVGHYEAILEAVPDVNVILYNYPVRTNVEVGFGVLDAFKDNARVVGIKESSGNLLRAIEIGEKYKGSYQLSCGSDDQALDFFLWGATSWICGPANCFVKPVVDFYNKFSAGDIRGAQSVMRSLFPVMATMEAGKFVQKVKYGCELAGFKVGAARMPLKPLTDEEKAAFRAVFEAAQV; from the coding sequence ATGGAGATGAAAGGAATTTTGCCCGCGCTTGTTACGCCGTTCAATGCGTCCGGCGCGGTCGATCACGACACGCTTGCGTCCATCCTCGAGTTTCAGCTCGAGGCAGGCGTCAGCGGGTTCGTGCCGCTGGGCTCGACGGGCGAATATTACGCGCTGACGCACGATGAGCGCCGCGCCATCCTGAAGACCGTTCGGGAAGTGGTCGGCGATCGCGGTTTGCTCATTGCAGGGGCAAATGGTTCGTGCACGCGTGAAGTGATCGAGCAGACTCGCCTGGTGCGCGACGCCGGCTACACGAACGTTTTGATCGCGCCGCCGTACTACGCGCTGCCTTCACAGGAAGAGCTCGTCGGCCACTATGAAGCGATTCTCGAAGCAGTGCCGGACGTCAATGTGATTTTGTACAACTATCCGGTGCGTACCAACGTCGAAGTCGGCTTCGGCGTGCTCGACGCGTTCAAGGATAACGCGCGGGTTGTCGGCATTAAGGAAAGCAGCGGCAATCTCCTGCGCGCCATCGAAATCGGCGAGAAGTACAAGGGCAGCTATCAGCTGTCCTGCGGCTCCGATGACCAGGCGCTCGACTTCTTCCTCTGGGGCGCCACGAGCTGGATTTGCGGACCGGCGAACTGTTTTGTGAAACCGGTTGTCGACTTCTACAACAAGTTCAGCGCAGGCGACATCCGGGGTGCCCAGAGCGTGATGCGTTCCTTGTTTCCAGTCATGGCCACCATGGAAGCCGGCAAGTTCGTGCAAAAGGTGAAATACGGTTGTGAACTGGCTGGCTTCAAGGTAGGCGCAGCACGGATGCCGCTGAAGCCGCTGACCGACGAAGAGAAAGCAGCGTTCAGGGCGGTGTTTGAAGCTGCGCAGGTGTGA
- a CDS encoding amino acid ABC transporter permease: MPEGSAHSGIPRESAASRLRPAMHYHFDFNFLAGSIGALLAGLKVTIELAVASNIMGLVLGFLLCLLAMSRWIIVRWPAQLFIEFFRCTPALLQIVWFFYCIPMMVDVFIDPIVMGVLALGLNLTAFNAEAYRAGVQAVPKEHLDACVALGLKPWQRTVHVILPQALRSAMPVLMTNGIGSLQQSALVAIVAVADLMYVGKSLATEAYRPLETYTVVALIYFALSLPIARLVHVIERRQDLAVQR, translated from the coding sequence GTGCCCGAAGGAAGCGCGCACTCGGGAATTCCTCGAGAAAGTGCTGCATCTCGATTGAGGCCCGCCATGCACTACCACTTCGATTTCAATTTTCTGGCGGGCAGCATTGGCGCTTTGCTCGCGGGTCTCAAGGTCACCATCGAGCTTGCGGTGGCATCCAACATCATGGGGCTGGTGCTCGGCTTTCTCCTGTGCCTTCTGGCCATGAGCCGTTGGATCATCGTGCGCTGGCCGGCGCAGTTGTTTATCGAGTTCTTCCGTTGCACGCCGGCGCTGCTGCAAATCGTCTGGTTCTTCTACTGCATTCCGATGATGGTCGATGTCTTCATCGACCCTATCGTAATGGGCGTGCTGGCCCTCGGCTTGAATCTGACCGCATTCAACGCGGAGGCTTACCGCGCGGGCGTGCAGGCCGTTCCGAAAGAGCATCTCGATGCATGCGTCGCCCTAGGCTTGAAGCCGTGGCAGCGGACCGTCCATGTGATTTTGCCGCAGGCGCTTCGAAGCGCGATGCCGGTTCTTATGACCAACGGCATTGGAAGTCTGCAGCAGAGCGCGCTGGTAGCCATCGTGGCGGTGGCGGACCTGATGTATGTCGGCAAGAGCCTCGCGACCGAGGCGTATCGGCCCCTCGAGACCTACACGGTGGTCGCGCTAATTTACTTTGCGCTTTCCCTGCCCATTGCAAGGCTCGTTCATGTGATCGAGCGTCGGCAGGACCTCGCGGTCCAGCGTTGA
- a CDS encoding amino acid ABC transporter ATP-binding protein, whose product MLSPQTMVAPSHVPPTVSDFSPSTIGDFVQFRDVYKSYGENLVVMDHMNLDMRADDRLVIIGPSGSGKSSLLRVMMGLEGVQGGQIGFQGKPYIHGADSGRSKRIDAKLQKQIGMVFQHYTLFPHLSVLSNLILAPVKVGGISKAEATERARVYLARLGLESKLHAYPSQLSGGQKQRVAIARALMLEPKLMLFDEVTSALDPEMVIEVQNVMLQLAEQKMAMIIVTHDMHFARDIATRVVFCASGKIVEQGAPADMFKCPKEARTREFLEKVLHLD is encoded by the coding sequence ATGTTGTCACCGCAAACCATGGTTGCCCCATCTCACGTACCGCCGACGGTTTCAGATTTTTCGCCCTCGACCATCGGCGACTTTGTGCAGTTCCGGGACGTCTACAAGTCCTACGGCGAAAACCTGGTCGTCATGGACCACATGAATCTCGACATGCGCGCCGACGACCGCCTCGTCATCATCGGCCCGAGCGGAAGCGGCAAGAGCTCGCTCTTGCGCGTCATGATGGGTTTGGAGGGAGTCCAGGGCGGACAGATAGGATTTCAGGGCAAGCCGTATATCCACGGCGCGGATTCGGGTCGATCGAAACGCATCGACGCCAAGCTGCAAAAGCAGATCGGCATGGTGTTTCAGCACTACACGCTCTTCCCTCATCTTTCCGTGCTGAGCAATCTGATCCTGGCGCCCGTCAAGGTCGGCGGCATCTCCAAAGCGGAGGCGACGGAGCGGGCACGCGTGTACCTTGCCCGACTCGGTCTCGAAAGCAAACTTCACGCGTATCCGAGCCAGCTTTCCGGCGGCCAGAAGCAACGGGTTGCGATCGCGCGCGCCCTGATGCTCGAGCCGAAGCTGATGTTGTTCGACGAAGTCACTTCGGCCTTGGACCCCGAGATGGTCATTGAAGTGCAGAACGTGATGCTCCAGCTTGCCGAGCAGAAGATGGCCATGATCATCGTGACGCACGACATGCATTTCGCGCGTGATATCGCGACGCGTGTCGTCTTTTGCGCAAGCGGAAAAATCGTAGAGCAGGGTGCGCCTGCCGACATGTTCAAGTGCCCGAAGGAAGCGCGCACTCGGGAATTCCTCGAGAAAGTGCTGCATCTCGATTGA
- a CDS encoding NAD(P)/FAD-dependent oxidoreductase has protein sequence MPASQETAAVIGGGIVGVCCALYLQRAGYSVTLVDPEAPGNSTAKWSCGQMAVSEIIPLSKPGILMKVPGWLMDQKGPLALRPSALPGILPWFFRFLMCARRSKIVEIAQAMATLTHDVYADFAPLLDACEDKTLMGERPILEVFDSPAGIAHEQPHLDLRTSLGFKSQRLNAKEIGDLEPALAGRFAHGLLFPDWRAVSDTEGFIAALTESFVSQGGRRVRTEVARIDESNGRATGVTLANGERVQAGSVVVAAGVGSRRFFDALGVSVPLEGIAGYQAVLPNPGVEFRHSIIYADGGFCFTPMTRGLQIGGTIEFAGRDAKPNFKRADIILEKAKRVLPELRTDAVEYGVGYRPFLPDTKPIIDRSRRLQNVFMAFGHGQLGLTLGATTGRLIADMVAGRPVKQNLTPFSAYRFS, from the coding sequence ATGCCTGCATCGCAGGAAACCGCTGCCGTCATAGGCGGCGGCATCGTTGGCGTGTGTTGCGCGCTCTACCTCCAGCGCGCAGGCTATTCCGTCACGCTCGTGGACCCGGAGGCACCCGGCAATAGCACCGCAAAGTGGAGCTGCGGGCAGATGGCGGTGAGCGAAATCATCCCGCTGTCGAAACCTGGGATCTTGATGAAAGTGCCCGGCTGGTTGATGGATCAGAAGGGGCCGCTTGCGCTGCGCCCCAGTGCGTTGCCGGGCATCCTGCCCTGGTTCTTCCGCTTCCTGATGTGCGCGCGTCGTTCGAAAATCGTCGAGATTGCTCAAGCGATGGCGACCCTGACACATGACGTCTATGCCGACTTTGCCCCTCTGCTGGATGCCTGTGAAGACAAGACTTTGATGGGCGAACGCCCGATTCTGGAAGTGTTCGACAGCCCTGCCGGCATCGCTCACGAGCAACCGCATCTCGACCTGCGCACATCCCTCGGTTTCAAGTCGCAGCGGCTGAACGCAAAAGAAATCGGCGACTTGGAGCCCGCATTGGCGGGACGCTTCGCTCACGGTTTGCTGTTTCCCGACTGGCGTGCGGTGAGCGATACCGAAGGTTTTATCGCCGCGCTGACGGAGAGCTTCGTTTCGCAAGGTGGCCGGCGCGTGCGGACCGAGGTTGCCCGCATCGACGAGTCGAATGGACGAGCAACCGGTGTGACGCTGGCAAACGGCGAGCGCGTTCAGGCTGGCAGCGTGGTCGTCGCCGCGGGTGTGGGCTCCCGACGCTTTTTCGACGCGCTGGGTGTCAGCGTGCCCTTGGAGGGAATCGCGGGGTACCAAGCGGTACTGCCGAATCCCGGCGTCGAATTCCGCCACTCCATCATCTATGCCGACGGCGGCTTCTGCTTCACTCCGATGACGCGCGGCCTTCAGATTGGCGGGACGATCGAGTTCGCCGGGCGTGACGCGAAGCCTAACTTCAAGCGCGCCGACATCATTCTTGAAAAGGCCAAGCGGGTATTGCCGGAGCTCAGAACGGACGCTGTCGAGTATGGCGTCGGCTACCGTCCGTTCCTGCCGGACACAAAGCCCATCATCGATCGCTCGCGCCGTCTGCAGAATGTCTTCATGGCATTTGGCCACGGACAGCTCGGTCTCACGCTGGGCGCCACGACCGGACGTCTCATTGCCGATATGGTTGCCGGTCGTCCAGTAAAACAGAACCTCACGCCCTTTAGCGCGTACCGCTTCTCCTGA